From a single Pseudoalteromonas sp. Scap06 genomic region:
- the tssF gene encoding type VI secretion system baseplate subunit TssF: MNDELLKYYNRELAFVRHMGKDFSEKYPKVAGRLKLSDDHIEDPHVSRLIESFAFLTANIRQKLDDSFPELTDALLGQMLPDYQAPIPSMSVVKLEAENLSTTGVVIPRASEVETNVESMKQCKFQTCYETYLWPVEITSAQFDNSPFVAPKPRWHEKAKSIFKLELTGEYPGVSLAETGLEKLRLFINGQWHHTLKVYELLFKHAIGIAFDNGDEGIKYLSKTQLKAVGFDANEAVVPYSQRSSAGYRLLVENFTFPEKFRFFELENIHSSLPKNSNKCTVYIYLDAESSELEKQVDKDMFLMGCTPIINMFEQELEPIRPELSEYEYQLTPRYMDSEISEVIGISEVIAFDHKGNKQIVCPFYGQTHPRYQGHDDLFWHIRRETASWAGGYVESGTESFLSLVDARFENSAMDYAEGNTVLTVRANCSNRNLPASMPFGDDELGLLMPERGDVIKKIRCLIPFTHAVRPILADATRWQLVNHLTLDAFSGDDACNKLKEVLRLYDFRASPQTKGLIDNIYRVVVEPATARVVQKGRVSFATGSEIEITFANDDFSGSGMFFFASILDHFFAQFAAINSFTRVSLRLKEQEQVYYQWPARVGESPLI; encoded by the coding sequence ATGAACGATGAATTATTAAAATATTACAATCGTGAATTGGCGTTTGTTCGTCATATGGGTAAAGACTTCTCTGAAAAATACCCTAAAGTTGCAGGGCGATTAAAGCTAAGCGATGATCATATTGAAGACCCTCATGTATCTAGATTAATTGAATCGTTCGCATTTTTAACGGCTAATATTAGGCAAAAGTTAGATGATAGCTTTCCTGAGCTTACTGATGCTTTATTAGGGCAAATGTTACCTGACTATCAAGCGCCTATTCCTTCAATGTCGGTGGTTAAATTAGAGGCTGAAAACCTCTCAACCACGGGAGTAGTCATTCCAAGAGCGAGTGAAGTTGAAACAAATGTTGAGTCAATGAAGCAATGTAAGTTTCAAACCTGTTATGAAACTTACTTATGGCCTGTTGAAATTACCAGTGCTCAATTTGATAACAGTCCTTTTGTGGCACCAAAACCACGTTGGCATGAGAAAGCAAAGTCAATTTTCAAACTTGAGCTAACCGGTGAATACCCGGGTGTATCACTGGCTGAAACTGGGCTGGAAAAATTACGATTATTTATAAATGGCCAATGGCATCATACGCTTAAAGTGTATGAATTATTGTTTAAGCACGCTATTGGCATTGCTTTTGATAATGGTGATGAGGGAATAAAGTACCTTTCTAAAACTCAACTTAAAGCGGTTGGCTTTGATGCAAATGAAGCGGTTGTACCGTATTCGCAGCGATCAAGTGCCGGCTATCGCTTACTCGTCGAAAATTTTACCTTTCCTGAAAAGTTTCGTTTTTTTGAACTTGAAAATATTCACTCATCGTTGCCTAAAAATTCTAATAAATGCACAGTGTATATTTATCTTGATGCTGAATCTTCAGAGCTTGAAAAGCAAGTAGACAAAGACATGTTCTTGATGGGGTGTACGCCCATAATTAATATGTTTGAACAAGAATTAGAACCTATTCGCCCTGAGCTGAGCGAATACGAATACCAGTTAACGCCGCGTTATATGGACTCTGAGATTTCAGAAGTAATTGGTATTTCAGAAGTAATTGCCTTTGACCATAAGGGAAATAAACAAATAGTTTGTCCGTTTTATGGACAAACCCATCCACGATACCAAGGCCATGATGATTTGTTTTGGCATATCCGCAGAGAAACTGCCTCATGGGCAGGGGGTTATGTTGAGTCAGGCACCGAATCGTTTCTATCATTGGTAGATGCACGATTTGAAAATAGCGCTATGGATTATGCTGAAGGGAACACGGTCCTAACCGTACGTGCTAATTGCAGTAATCGAAACCTCCCTGCAAGCATGCCTTTTGGAGACGATGAGCTAGGCTTATTGATGCCAGAGCGCGGCGATGTAATTAAAAAAATTAGATGTTTAATTCCATTTACTCATGCAGTTAGACCGATATTAGCCGATGCAACTCGTTGGCAATTAGTTAATCATTTAACGCTCGACGCGTTTAGTGGAGATGATGCATGTAATAAGCTTAAAGAAGTGCTACGCCTTTATGACTTTAGAGCATCTCCGCAAACAAAAGGCCTTATTGATAATATTTACCGTGTGGTTGTAGAACCCGCAACGGCTCGTGTTGTGCAAAAAGGGCGAGTAAGCTTTGCAACGGGAAGTGAAATTGAAATTACCTTCGCCAATGATGACTTTTCAGGTAGTGGCATGTTTTTCTTTGCCTCTATCCTCGATCATTTCTTTGCGCAATTTGCAGCAATTAATAGCTTTACTCGCGTTAGTTTAAGGCTAAAAGAACAAGAGCAAGTGTATTACCAGTGGCCTGCGCGAGTTGGGGAAAGCCCGTTAATATGA
- the tssE gene encoding type VI secretion system baseplate subunit TssE, which translates to MIEHKQQLQASILDRLIDDEPDFQDAPSRTEGISISELRKNVRRDIEALLNARIQWHTWPAQYAELATSCLSYGLPDFSSMSVSSHEGRALLCETVRNTILKFEPRFIEVEVFTDDEVPVNRVLNLRINALLYADPEPEFISFDSEVEPVNLGMKIIEASL; encoded by the coding sequence ATGATAGAGCATAAGCAGCAGCTTCAAGCATCCATTTTAGATAGGCTCATTGACGATGAGCCAGACTTTCAGGATGCCCCATCTCGTACTGAGGGGATCAGCATTAGTGAGCTGAGAAAAAATGTGCGCAGAGACATAGAAGCGCTGCTAAATGCGCGAATTCAATGGCACACGTGGCCAGCACAATATGCAGAGTTAGCAACATCCTGCTTATCGTATGGTTTACCTGACTTTTCGAGTATGTCGGTGAGCTCTCACGAAGGGCGGGCACTGCTATGTGAAACCGTTAGAAATACAATTTTGAAATTTGAGCCTCGGTTCATTGAAGTTGAGGTATTTACTGACGATGAAGTACCCGTAAATAGAGTATTAAACTTGCGAATAAACGCTTTACTATATGCAGATCCAGAGCCAGAGTTTATTAGCTTTGACTCTGAAGTTGAGCCTGTGAACTTAGGGATGAAGATTATAGAGGCTTCTTTATGA